The Filimonas lacunae genomic sequence GGAATTTTTAAATACCGTAAGCCATGAAATAAGAACACCATTGAATGCCATTATGGGCTTCACTTATCAGCTGTTGAACGGAAAAGTGAAAAGTGAAGAAGAGCGAACCAAGTACATTACCTATTTACGACAAAGCAGTGAAACATTACTGCACCTGATAAACGATGTGCTTGATTTTAATACACTCGAAAATGGCGGCCAGCAATTAAATAACGAAACCTTTCACTTAAGGGAGCTACTAAATAGTATTTCCATTGGGTTTGCTCCACTGGCTCTGCAAAAGAACATTGCACTGCTATTACAATACGATGAAAACATTCCCGACGTTATTCATGGAGACGGCGCCCGGTTATTCGCTGTATTAAGCAACCTGGTAAACAACGCTATTAAGTTTACACTCAAAGGCAGCATAGAAATAAAAGCAGTGCTGGTTGAGTCAAATACCGATGTACTGATAGTAGACTTTATGGTCGTTGATACAGGCATCGGCATTGCCAATGAAAAGCAGGAAAAAATATTTGAATACTTTATACAAGGTGAAAGTGATAATACCCGAAGATTTGGCGGTGCAGGCCTTGGGCTTTCTATTGTACGTAAAACCGTACAGCTGATGCAAGGTTCTATAGTGCTTGATAGTGAGCCTGGCAAAGGATCTACTTTCACCATCCGCATCCCATTGCAACATGCTAAGGAGCTGTTGGCTGTCACAGAATTTCCTGCCAGCGACAATGCCATATTCAAAGGCCGGAAAATACTGATAGCAGAAGACAACGAGTTTAATATTATAGTAGTTCAAAATTTACTCGAAGACTGGGGAGCCACTGTGGATGTTGCCTATAACGGACAGGAAGCATTGGAACGATGCCTGAATAATGATTACCATTTGGTATTGATGGACCTGCAAATGCCTGAAATGGATGGTTTAACCAGCAGTGCTGAAATCCGAAAATTCAATACCAGAATTCCTATCATCGCACTTACTGCTTCTTCGCTGGAAGAAATTGCTGAACATGTTAACACCAGCAATCTCAACGATTATGTACGCAAGCCCATTGACCCTAACGAACTGTATTATAAACTGTGCCGGTATCTTCCTAAAACCGTTTAACCCAGTTTAAAATTACTCAGGCGCTTGGCAGCACTTTCCAGTGTAGTAGCCTTTTTGGCAAAGCATAAACGAAGCACTTTATTATCTTCTGCATTGCTGTAAAAAGCAGATACCGGAATAGTAGCAACGCCTGCTTCTTTTACCAGCCTTTCCGCAAAAAGTCTGTCATTTTCATCTGTCAGGTGTGCATAGCTAAAACATTGAAAATAGCTTCCATAAGAAGGCAAGGCTTTAAAGGGCGTTTGCATCATCAGCTGTTGAAAATAATCGCGCTTGTGTTGTAAAAACTGGCCCAGTGATAAATACGCTTCTTCGTATTGTAAAAACTCGGCTAATGCAACCTGCACCGGGGTATTTGCAGAAAAACAATTAAACTGATGCACTTTTCTAAACTCTGCAGTTATATCAGCCGGCGCTACGCAATAACCCATCTTCCAACCAGTACAGTGGTAAGTTTTGCCAAAAGAAAAACAAACAAAACTTCTTTCCAGTAAACGGGGGAAACGCAGAATGCTTTGGTGTGGTATATTATCAAAAATCAGGTGTTCATACACCTCATCACTTACAATGATAATGTTGGTGTCTTCTACAACACTCTGTAGCTGCACCATATCTTCTTCACTTAACACACTTCCCGTTGGGTTATGAGGAGTGTTAATCATAATCATTCTTGTACGGGACGTTATTTTATTACGCACTTCTTCCCATGGTACAGCATACTCCGGGTATTTAAGCGAAATGAACACCGGCTTGGCTCCATTGAGTTCTATGGCCGGCACATAACTATCGTAGGCTG encodes the following:
- a CDS encoding ATP-binding protein, whose product is MPKQTERLIAVGRKVKGKPADELIRNYISFEHYLTNLDPEQKYTREKLRAAVKQRFPALVNDHFFSLLFDTEPVQKLKLVAIFIDFCLQEASAIFGNAGSGLFDQVSKQLQIAQQHTDSEASLQQMQLLIDKMFAYININFGPPLAERVFDNTYQKTARYYKDAGIIHYLAAFLPQSIVLSSLLSDLTQAQTQKVIREKMEETQRLNHVLEQRLKQLQQTRDEVKRQDSMLSGIISSSLDAMITVNEEGMIINWNRAAEEIFGYSYEEAKGQYLSDLIIPEEFIQQHKEGFNRFLRNRQSTILDKRMRLQARRKNNNLFPVELTITTIEHNNFCYFNGFLRDISKEVEKENELKQAREVAEQASRIKTEFLNTVSHEIRTPLNAIMGFTYQLLNGKVKSEEERTKYITYLRQSSETLLHLINDVLDFNTLENGGQQLNNETFHLRELLNSISIGFAPLALQKNIALLLQYDENIPDVIHGDGARLFAVLSNLVNNAIKFTLKGSIEIKAVLVESNTDVLIVDFMVVDTGIGIANEKQEKIFEYFIQGESDNTRRFGGAGLGLSIVRKTVQLMQGSIVLDSEPGKGSTFTIRIPLQHAKELLAVTEFPASDNAIFKGRKILIAEDNEFNIIVVQNLLEDWGATVDVAYNGQEALERCLNNDYHLVLMDLQMPEMDGLTSSAEIRKFNTRIPIIALTASSLEEIAEHVNTSNLNDYVRKPIDPNELYYKLCRYLPKTV
- a CDS encoding methionine aminotransferase: MSRIITKLPQVGTTIFTVMSQLAVEHNAVNLGQGFPDFPMDGQLTDLVNKAMKNGYNQYAHMHGYLPLREKIAEKIQKLYNTSVSADSEITVTPGGTYALYTALTTVLVPGDEVIVFEPAYDSYVPAIELNGAKPVFISLKYPEYAVPWEEVRNKITSRTRMIMINTPHNPTGSVLSEEDMVQLQSVVEDTNIIIVSDEVYEHLIFDNIPHQSILRFPRLLERSFVCFSFGKTYHCTGWKMGYCVAPADITAEFRKVHQFNCFSANTPVQVALAEFLQYEEAYLSLGQFLQHKRDYFQQLMMQTPFKALPSYGSYFQCFSYAHLTDENDRLFAERLVKEAGVATIPVSAFYSNAEDNKVLRLCFAKKATTLESAAKRLSNFKLG